In Spinacia oleracea cultivar Varoflay chromosome 5, BTI_SOV_V1, whole genome shotgun sequence, a single window of DNA contains:
- the LOC110791456 gene encoding uncharacterized protein, which translates to MEDNGEEESSNRRRSYKKSRYIDRDREAANTRLMNDYFVDRPLYPEYVFRRRFRMRKHIFLRVVEAVTAKQHEYFQQRPDATGKLGATPIQKCTAALRMLAYGFVADSVDEYIKIA; encoded by the exons atggaagATAATGGAGAAG AAGAATCCAGCAATAGAAGAAGATCTTACAAGAAGAGTAGGTACATTGATAGAGATCGTGAAGCTGCAAACACGAGGTTAATGAACGATTACTTTGTTGATCGTCCATTATACCCAGAATATGTGTTTCGACGTAGATTCCGTATGCGTAAGCATATATTCCTTCGAGTTGTGGAGGCAGTTACTGCAAAACAACACGAATACTTCCAGCAACGTCCCGACGCTACTGGGAAACTAGGAGCCACTCCTATCCAGAAATGTACGGCAGCGTTGAGGATGCTAGCCTACGGATTTGTAGCTGATTCAGTTGATGAGTACATCAAAATAGCCTAG